Genomic window (Mycolicibacterium smegmatis):
AAGTGACGACGGTTGGCCTTCTGCCGGACGATCTTTCCGGTACCGGTCCGGCGGAACCGCTTGGAGGCACCGCTGTGGGTCTTTGCCTTGGGCATGAGTCCTCAGTTCTGTGTTGATCCCCGTAGGGATCGGATGGATCTAACTGGATCTACGAAGCGTCTTCGTCTGGGGCCGGCCCTCCGGGGCGCTCGGCCTGCTCCGCTGCCTTGGCGCGAGTCTTCGCGCCGCGGTGCGGTGCCAGCACCATCGTCATGTTGCGGCCGTCCTGCTTGGCGGACGTCTCGACGAAGCCGTACTCGGCGACGTCGGCGCCCAGCCGCTGCAGCAGGCGGTAACCCAGTTCGGGCCGCGACTGCTCACGACCGCGGAACATGATCGTCACCTTGACCTTCGACCCGGCCTCGAGGAAGCGGATCACGTGACCCTTCTTCGTCTCGTAGTCGTGGTCGTCGATCTTGGGACGCAGCTTCTGTTCCTTGACGACGGTCTGCTGCTGGTTCTTGCGAGACTCGCGCGCCTTCTGGGCCGTCTCGTACTTGTACTTGCCGTAGTCCATGATCTTGCAGACCGGAGGTCTGGCATTGGGAGCTACTTCGACAAGGTCGAGATCGGCATCCGCGGCGACGCGGAGAGCGTCTTCGATGCGCACGATGCCTACCTGCTCCCCACCGGGGCCGATCAAACGGACTTCAGGTACTCGAATGCGCTCGTTGACGCGGGTCTCAGTGCTGATGGGGCCTCCTATGTTGGGTCTGACGAGGAGACCCAATCCATCCGCACCTCTGCTCGATGAGCAGAAAAGCCCTGCTCGAAGCAGGGCCCATGCCGACCGATCAACGGCGTTCGCCGCCTGCGCCACCGTGACGGCGGGCACAGAACCGACACCCGAGGATGTCGGTGACCGGACCGTTGAACCGGGGTGGCCAACGGTGGGAGTGGGACTCCACTTACTGTCCCTGGCGTGAGCCGGGACGGTCGCACATGACAGTCTAGCAGGCATGACCGATCAGAACGTAACGCCCGACGCAGCCGAGGCGCAGGTGCGCGACCTGGCCGAGATCCCGGCGGTGGAGGTGATCACCCGGGCGGCGGTCATGTTGATGAGCGCCGCGGCCGAGAAGATCGGGCTGTCCCACGAGAATCCCGACGATAGCCCACACCGCGACCTCGATGAGGCGCGGCGCCTGATCACCGCACTGGCCGGCCTCGTGACGGCGTCGGCGGAGTACCTGGGACCGCACGCGGGGCCGGTGCGCGACGGGCTCAAGGGCCTGCAACTGGCGTTCCGCGAGGCGAGCGCCGCACCCGACGAACCCGGCCAGGGCCCCGGCGAGAAGTACACCGGTCCGGTGTGGTGAACCGGCGCGCCGCCGCGGCGGCGCGACTCCCAGCTTTTCCCGGTCAGAGGGCATATTCTCCCGGCCTATGACCGTAATCAGTCGCGTCGAGCACCTCCCGGCGCGTCCGGCCTCCCGAGTGGCCTGGGTGCCCGCGGCAGCGGGCTGGACCGTCGGCGTCATCGCGACCCTCTCGTTGATCGCCAGCGTCTCGCCTCTCGTGCGCTCGCTCATCCGGGTGCCGCGGGAGTTCGTCAACGACTTCATCTTCAACTTCCCGGACACCAGCTTCGCCTGGGCGTTCGTCCTGGCGCTGCTGGCCGCCGCGCTGGCGGCCCGCAAGCGCATCGCGTGGTGGGTCCTGGTGCTCTACCTGGTGGGTGCCATCGGCTGGAACGTGGGCGATCTCGCGGCGGGCGGCGACACCGTCGCCGACGACATCGGCGAGCTCATCGGCATCGCCTTCCACGTCGCGGCGATCGTGTTCCTGGTGGTGGCCCGCAAGGAGTTCTGGGCCAAGGTCCGCCGCGGCGCTCTGCTCAAGTCGGCGGCGGTGCTGGTGGCCGGCAACCTGATCGGCATCGTCGTGGCGTGGGGACTGCTGCAGGCGTTCCCGGGCACCCTTGACCCCGAGTGGCGGTTGCCGTACGCGGTCAACCGGGTCAGCGGGTTCGCGACCGTGCCCACCGAGGTGTTCGAGGGTTACTCGCACACGTTCCTCAACGCGATCTTCGGCCTGTTCGGCGCACTGGCTTTGATGGCCGCGGCGATCGTGCTGTTCCAATCGCAGCGCGCGTCGAACGCGCTCACCGGTGAGGACGAGTCCGCCATCCGGGGGCTGCTCGAGCTCTACGGCAAGAACGACTCCCTCGGCTACTTCGCGACCCGCCGCGACAAGTCGGTGGTGTTCGCGCCGAACGGACGCGCCGCAATCACCTACCGCGTCGAGGTCGGCGTGTGCCTGGCCAGTGGCGACCCCGTCGGTGACCCCAAGTCGTGGCCGCAGGCCATCGCGGCGTGGTTGCAGTTGTGCCAGGCCTACGGCTGGGCACCCGGCGTGATGGGCGCGAGCCTGGCGGGCGCCGAGGCCTACCGGGCCGCGGGTCTCAACGCGCTGCAACTGGGCGACGAGGCGATCCTGCACCCCGACCGCTTCCGGTTGTCGGGACCCGACATGCGCGCCGTGCGCCAGGCCGTGACCCGCGCGCGCCGGG
Coding sequences:
- a CDS encoding DUF1844 domain-containing protein yields the protein MTDQNVTPDAAEAQVRDLAEIPAVEVITRAAVMLMSAAAEKIGLSHENPDDSPHRDLDEARRLITALAGLVTASAEYLGPHAGPVRDGLKGLQLAFREASAAPDEPGQGPGEKYTGPVW
- the infC gene encoding translation initiation factor IF-3 — its product is MGLLVRPNIGGPISTETRVNERIRVPEVRLIGPGGEQVGIVRIEDALRVAADADLDLVEVAPNARPPVCKIMDYGKYKYETAQKARESRKNQQQTVVKEQKLRPKIDDHDYETKKGHVIRFLEAGSKVKVTIMFRGREQSRPELGYRLLQRLGADVAEYGFVETSAKQDGRNMTMVLAPHRGAKTRAKAAEQAERPGGPAPDEDAS